The Beijerinckiaceae bacterium RH AL1 genome has a segment encoding these proteins:
- a CDS encoding protein of unknown function (ID:RHAL1_03681;~source:Prodigal:2.6), with the protein MMQFWPFALGIVASGGATLAAIALFIKLRPDGEGRSPHHQWNRDTDMRLARKNRDRDSQ; encoded by the coding sequence ATGATGCAGTTCTGGCCGTTTGCGCTCGGCATCGTTGCATCGGGCGGCGCGACGCTCGCCGCGATCGCCTTGTTCATCAAGCTGCGCCCCGATGGCGAGGGAAGAAGCCCGCATCATCAATGGAACCGCGACACCGACATGAGGCTCGCGCGAAAGAACCGCGATCGCGACTCGCAATGA
- a CDS encoding Transcriptional regulator, LuxR family (ID:RHAL1_03684;~source:Prodigal:2.6), with product MTRTAPAPLPHADPSHLKTKSRHLREIVAAFSDGVILLDTHRRILWANPYALQMHGVETVEALGADAADYAARFDIRYRSGSPGAADGRSPLERLVSGDPLDETLIDVNPHGSQKPHWTYRVRSLVLRDDDGRAESFVLILDDETERYDAEARFEQFFRANPAPAAILRLDDLRFLRVNSGFCEMTGYDEDEVVGRSIYEVDVLEGAARRELAIERLKAGRTIPQMEALLQLPRGGDKGVIVAGQPIAVGDTNCMLFTFADLDDRRQAEAALKESEARFEIAFRLAPAPSLVCLRERCNILLVNAAFEQETGFTAREVIGKDAVELPLWANASTGAELEAQLKRDGRARGLALPLRTKAGAALDCLVSAEAVEINGKRCVLIVAQQTAERNRSHSEIAQAIAAVMQDTDWFTGVVLDKLARMRRPEGERDHGVALTDMPPRAREVLTLVCQGLDDATIAAKLDISRNTVRNHVTSLFKKTGVSSRAKLVVWARERGLMG from the coding sequence ATGACCCGCACCGCACCAGCGCCGCTGCCCCACGCCGACCCGTCGCATCTGAAGACCAAGTCGCGGCACCTCCGCGAGATCGTCGCCGCGTTCAGTGACGGTGTGATCCTGCTCGACACCCACCGTCGCATCCTGTGGGCCAACCCCTATGCGTTGCAGATGCACGGCGTCGAGACGGTCGAGGCGCTCGGCGCGGACGCCGCAGACTATGCCGCCCGCTTCGACATCAGGTATCGCTCGGGAAGCCCCGGCGCAGCTGACGGCCGTTCGCCGCTGGAGCGGCTCGTCTCCGGCGACCCGCTCGACGAAACGCTGATCGACGTCAATCCGCACGGATCGCAGAAACCGCACTGGACGTACCGCGTCCGCTCGCTCGTCCTGCGCGACGACGACGGCCGCGCCGAGAGCTTCGTCCTCATCCTCGACGATGAAACCGAGCGCTACGACGCCGAGGCGCGCTTCGAGCAATTCTTCCGCGCCAACCCTGCGCCCGCCGCGATCCTTCGTCTCGACGACCTGCGCTTCCTGCGGGTTAATTCCGGCTTCTGCGAGATGACCGGCTACGACGAGGACGAGGTCGTCGGCCGTTCGATCTACGAGGTCGACGTCCTGGAGGGCGCCGCTCGCCGCGAGCTTGCGATCGAGCGGCTCAAGGCCGGTCGCACCATCCCGCAGATGGAGGCGTTGCTGCAGTTGCCGAGAGGCGGCGACAAGGGCGTGATCGTCGCCGGCCAGCCGATCGCCGTCGGCGACACGAACTGCATGCTGTTCACGTTCGCCGACCTCGACGACCGTCGTCAGGCCGAGGCCGCGCTGAAGGAGAGCGAGGCGCGCTTCGAGATCGCCTTCAGGCTCGCCCCCGCGCCGAGCCTTGTCTGCTTGCGCGAGCGCTGCAACATCCTGCTCGTCAACGCGGCCTTCGAGCAGGAGACTGGGTTCACCGCGCGCGAGGTTATCGGCAAGGATGCCGTCGAGCTGCCGCTGTGGGCCAACGCCTCCACCGGTGCCGAGCTCGAGGCTCAATTGAAGCGCGACGGCCGCGCGCGGGGGCTCGCCCTGCCGCTGCGCACCAAGGCCGGCGCCGCGCTCGACTGCCTGGTCTCCGCGGAGGCCGTCGAGATCAACGGCAAGCGGTGCGTGCTCATCGTCGCACAACAGACAGCCGAGCGGAACCGCTCGCACAGCGAGATCGCGCAGGCGATCGCTGCGGTCATGCAGGACACCGACTGGTTCACCGGCGTCGTGCTCGACAAGCTCGCACGCATGCGCCGGCCCGAGGGCGAGCGCGACCACGGCGTCGCCCTGACCGACATGCCGCCGCGCGCCCGCGAAGTGCTCACTCTCGTGTGCCAGGGCCTTGACGACGCGACGATCGCCGCCAAGCTCGACATTTCGCGCAACACCGTCCGCAATCACGTGACCAGCCTCTTCAAGAAGACCGGCGTGTCCAGCCGCGCGAAGCTCGTTGTGTGGGCGCGCGAGCGGGGGCTCATGGGCTGA
- a CDS encoding DNA-binding transcriptional regulator, MarR family (ID:RHAL1_03679;~source:Prodigal:2.6) yields the protein MSQHDRIKPEDALTQADYETLAAFRHALRRFASFSSAAAKQAGLTTQQHQALLAIKGAPAGTSMTVGRLAEDLMLAPHTAAELVTRLEAADLVAKRDDPADRRRTVLTLRPQAEDKLRALTLVHRREVRQLAPRLLALFRDLEA from the coding sequence ATGTCGCAACACGATAGAATCAAGCCCGAAGACGCGCTGACCCAGGCGGACTACGAGACACTGGCCGCCTTCCGGCATGCGCTTCGCCGCTTTGCGAGCTTCAGCAGCGCGGCTGCGAAGCAGGCTGGCCTGACGACGCAGCAGCACCAAGCCCTGCTTGCGATCAAGGGCGCGCCGGCCGGCACTTCGATGACCGTAGGCCGCCTCGCCGAAGACCTCATGCTCGCGCCGCACACGGCGGCCGAGCTGGTGACGCGACTTGAAGCGGCCGATCTGGTAGCAAAGCGCGACGACCCCGCCGACCGCCGCCGCACGGTGCTGACGCTGAGGCCGCAGGCCGAGGACAAGCTACGCGCGCTGACGCTCGTGCATCGGCGCGAGGTGCGTCAGCTTGCACCGCGCCTGCTTGCGCTCTTCAGGGACTTGGAGGCGTGA
- a CDS encoding Voltage-gated chloride channel protein (ID:RHAL1_03680;~source:Prodigal:2.6), with the protein MLVLAGMASIVGTIGVVAAFVLVKLIALVTNLVWYGTISGSLVSLAQAHRGPWMMIAPPMGGLIVGLMARYGSEKIRGHGIPEAIETILIGQSRIAPRVAVLKPLSSAIAIGTGGPFGAEGPIIMTGGALGSLFAQFFDLSSAERKVLLVSGAVAGMTAIFGTPIAACLLAIELLLFEWKPRSFIPAAVAALVAIAWRPLVFGTAPLFPVAIVLPAQWWTIPLAGGFGVIVGFASIALTLALYRVEDAFHRLPIHWTWWPSLGGLVVGLGGLVEPRALGVGYDVITSTLSGQLAIATLVSILLVKSCIWLVALGSGTSGGVLAPLLIIGGALGALIGLVLPGSPAIWALLGMAAMLGGALRAPLTGAIFAVELTGDLHALPLLLAATVCAFAVSVLLLPRSILTEKIARRGQHITQEYAIDRNQLTRVGEIMVRGVETLAAEMPLAEALARTLSPDARHVAFPVIAKDGTLVGVLDRTQALRSQQEIGGAEKLHDTLATRTTMPDVAHPEDVVARVVDLMIAGDQNLVPVTERATGKLVGIVTRKDLLVVQREAGALERERARFFTRTLRRHAPASASNQHPSAS; encoded by the coding sequence ATGCTCGTGCTGGCAGGGATGGCAAGCATTGTCGGGACGATCGGGGTCGTGGCGGCCTTCGTGCTCGTGAAGCTCATCGCGCTCGTCACCAATCTCGTGTGGTACGGCACGATCAGCGGCTCGCTCGTGTCTCTGGCGCAGGCGCATCGCGGCCCATGGATGATGATCGCGCCGCCAATGGGCGGGCTCATCGTCGGGCTGATGGCGCGCTACGGATCCGAGAAGATCCGCGGTCACGGCATCCCGGAGGCGATCGAGACGATCCTCATCGGCCAGAGCCGCATCGCGCCGCGCGTCGCGGTGCTGAAGCCGCTCTCCTCGGCGATTGCGATCGGCACCGGCGGCCCGTTCGGCGCCGAGGGGCCGATCATCATGACAGGCGGCGCGCTCGGCTCGCTGTTCGCGCAGTTCTTCGACCTGTCCTCGGCGGAGCGGAAGGTGCTCCTCGTCTCCGGCGCGGTCGCCGGCATGACGGCGATCTTCGGCACCCCCATCGCCGCCTGCCTGCTCGCCATCGAGCTCCTGCTCTTCGAGTGGAAGCCGCGCAGCTTCATCCCGGCCGCCGTCGCCGCGCTTGTCGCCATCGCCTGGCGCCCGCTCGTCTTCGGCACCGCGCCGCTGTTTCCCGTCGCGATCGTCTTGCCGGCGCAGTGGTGGACGATCCCGCTCGCCGGTGGGTTCGGCGTGATCGTTGGTTTTGCCTCGATCGCGCTCACGCTGGCGCTCTACCGCGTGGAAGATGCATTCCATCGACTGCCCATCCACTGGACGTGGTGGCCATCGCTCGGCGGCTTGGTCGTCGGGCTTGGCGGCCTTGTCGAGCCACGCGCCCTCGGCGTCGGCTACGACGTCATCACGTCGACGCTCAGCGGACAGCTCGCCATCGCCACCCTCGTGTCGATCCTCCTCGTCAAATCCTGCATCTGGCTCGTCGCGCTGGGCTCGGGCACGTCAGGCGGCGTGCTGGCGCCGCTGCTGATCATCGGCGGCGCCCTCGGTGCGCTCATCGGCCTCGTGCTGCCGGGGTCGCCGGCGATCTGGGCGCTGCTCGGCATGGCGGCAATGCTCGGCGGCGCGCTGCGGGCGCCGTTGACCGGCGCGATCTTCGCCGTCGAGCTGACCGGCGACCTGCACGCGCTGCCGCTGCTGCTCGCCGCCACCGTCTGTGCCTTCGCGGTCTCGGTGCTGCTGCTGCCCCGCTCGATCCTCACTGAGAAGATCGCGCGCCGCGGCCAGCACATCACCCAGGAGTACGCGATCGACCGCAACCAGCTCACGCGCGTCGGCGAGATCATGGTGCGCGGGGTCGAGACGCTCGCTGCCGAGATGCCGTTGGCGGAGGCGCTGGCCAGGACGCTCTCGCCCGACGCACGCCATGTCGCGTTCCCGGTCATCGCGAAGGACGGCACGCTCGTCGGCGTGCTCGACCGGACGCAGGCGCTGCGCTCGCAACAGGAGATCGGCGGCGCGGAGAAGCTGCATGACACGCTCGCCACGCGCACGACCATGCCAGACGTCGCGCATCCTGAGGACGTCGTGGCGCGAGTCGTCGATCTCATGATTGCAGGTGATCAGAACCTCGTGCCCGTCACCGAGCGCGCGACGGGCAAGCTCGTGGGCATTGTCACGCGAAAAGACCTGCTCGTCGTGCAGCGAGAGGCCGGCGCGCTCGAGCGCGAACGCGCCCGCTTCTTCACCCGAACCTTGCGGCGGCATGCACCCGCCTCAGCGTCGAACCAGCACCCAAGCGCGAGCTAA
- a CDS encoding protein of unknown function (ID:RHAL1_03682;~source:Prodigal:2.6) yields MSSDWVIGALAFITIGGTLGLAIFHFGFQLRSPANREAAKRVAEDRASATTRVSNETHGSRSLRQRLDEAPGINDRLSDRYVGGDFVEVLLERKWSELRPALGPVPDKN; encoded by the coding sequence ATGTCCTCAGACTGGGTAATCGGCGCGCTTGCCTTCATCACGATCGGCGGGACGCTCGGCCTCGCTATCTTCCATTTTGGTTTTCAGCTGAGAAGTCCTGCCAATCGCGAGGCCGCGAAGCGCGTCGCGGAGGATCGCGCCTCGGCGACGACGCGGGTAAGCAACGAGACCCACGGCAGCCGCTCGCTGCGGCAACGGCTGGATGAAGCACCCGGCATCAACGATCGTCTCAGCGACCGATATGTCGGCGGCGACTTCGTTGAGGTTCTTCTTGAGCGAAAGTGGTCCGAGCTGCGGCCCGCCTTGGGCCCGGTGCCTGACAAAAACTGA
- a CDS encoding protein of unknown function (ID:RHAL1_03687;~source:Prodigal:2.6), producing MERHSETSASLLREADRPREFPADPFNIEQVRFDAMIRHSPCFIGIADRDANTVFVNEAGRKMLRLDCQTDISAIAIADFVFHEDRAKVIEEILPCTFKDGSWQGETRFRRFDNDDAWVPTIQRTYSHFDDNGAFLGLATIAIDISEQKRIEAALRQSEAQLRAATELVGLSSYTWDPQTDELQWDARLKAMWGLPADADVTSQIWRNAIHPDDLSRVDAAVSHCLDPAGDGVYSVEYRVIGITDGVERWVSTYGRTVFESSKPVCFYGAVLDVTKAKSAQDALAANESRFRYFAENSTNMLWILNVDRMEFEYRSPAFERIWQKPIDPERPQFSLCLDTVYPEDLDATKSAVEGALKVECMICEYRILRPDRSMRWIRNSFFPMQDENGEIHRIAGIAEDVTRHDATLVYLVETDSGCRRTIHETLQQGGYNVHDFSSARDFVRLAPTLGPSCIIAGLGSLEINGQLLPQALKALGLEMPVVVVADSDVDVNVAVRVMRAGAVDFLGPDRDADALLAATAIANEKLDADPDLRPTDNDAREKLSKLSAREREVLELLLAGGTNKTIGRQLGLSPRTIEVHRAHVMQSLDADSLPEAIRIAIAGGFHSMPKCDHANRKRKEV from the coding sequence ATGGAACGACATAGCGAGACGTCGGCTAGCCTCCTGCGCGAAGCCGATCGACCTCGAGAATTCCCTGCCGATCCGTTCAATATCGAGCAGGTGCGCTTCGATGCCATGATCCGCCACTCGCCCTGCTTCATCGGCATCGCCGACAGAGACGCGAATACGGTTTTCGTCAATGAGGCCGGCCGCAAGATGCTGCGGCTGGATTGCCAGACGGACATCAGCGCGATCGCCATCGCGGACTTCGTCTTCCACGAGGACCGCGCCAAGGTCATCGAGGAGATCCTGCCCTGCACCTTCAAGGACGGAAGCTGGCAGGGCGAGACCCGTTTCCGACGCTTCGACAATGACGACGCCTGGGTGCCGACCATCCAGCGGACCTACTCGCACTTCGATGACAACGGTGCGTTTCTGGGCCTCGCCACCATCGCGATCGATATCTCCGAGCAAAAGCGCATCGAAGCCGCATTGCGTCAGAGCGAAGCGCAGCTGAGAGCTGCGACCGAGCTCGTCGGCTTGAGCTCGTACACCTGGGACCCGCAGACCGACGAGCTGCAATGGGACGCGCGACTGAAGGCGATGTGGGGCCTGCCCGCTGATGCCGACGTGACCTCCCAAATCTGGCGGAACGCGATCCATCCCGACGACCTGAGCAGGGTCGACGCAGCGGTCAGCCACTGCCTGGACCCCGCCGGAGACGGCGTCTATTCCGTCGAGTACCGGGTGATCGGGATCACCGACGGCGTCGAGCGGTGGGTGTCCACCTACGGCCGCACCGTCTTCGAAAGCAGCAAGCCGGTCTGCTTCTACGGCGCCGTGCTCGATGTCACGAAAGCCAAGAGCGCACAGGACGCACTCGCCGCGAATGAGAGCAGGTTTCGGTATTTCGCCGAGAATTCCACCAACATGCTCTGGATCCTCAACGTCGATCGGATGGAGTTCGAGTACCGCAGCCCTGCGTTCGAACGCATCTGGCAGAAGCCGATCGATCCCGAGCGCCCGCAGTTCAGCCTCTGCCTCGATACCGTCTATCCGGAAGATCTCGATGCCACGAAGTCGGCGGTCGAGGGCGCGCTCAAGGTCGAGTGCATGATCTGCGAGTATCGGATTTTGCGCCCCGATCGGAGCATGCGTTGGATCCGCAACAGCTTCTTCCCCATGCAGGACGAGAACGGCGAGATCCATCGCATCGCCGGCATCGCCGAAGACGTGACGCGGCACGACGCGACGCTCGTCTACCTCGTCGAGACCGACAGCGGATGCCGCCGGACGATCCATGAAACGCTCCAGCAGGGGGGCTACAACGTGCATGACTTCTCGTCCGCACGCGACTTCGTGAGACTAGCGCCCACTCTCGGCCCTAGCTGCATCATCGCCGGCCTCGGGTCCCTCGAGATCAACGGGCAGCTGCTGCCGCAGGCCTTGAAAGCCCTGGGTCTCGAAATGCCCGTGGTCGTCGTTGCCGACAGCGACGTCGACGTCAATGTCGCGGTCAGGGTCATGCGGGCCGGCGCCGTCGATTTCCTGGGGCCCGACCGGGACGCCGATGCGCTGCTGGCGGCGACGGCGATCGCCAACGAAAAGCTCGACGCGGACCCTGATCTGCGCCCCACCGACAATGACGCCCGAGAGAAGCTGTCGAAGCTTTCGGCACGGGAGCGCGAGGTGCTCGAGCTTCTTCTCGCGGGCGGGACGAACAAGACGATCGGACGTCAGCTCGGCCTCAGCCCCCGGACGATCGAGGTGCATCGCGCCCACGTCATGCAAAGCCTCGATGCCGACAGCTTGCCCGAGGCCATACGGATCGCCATCGCCGGCGGCTTCCACAGCATGCCGAAATGCGACCATGCGAACCGCAAGCGAAAGGAGGTCTGA
- a CDS encoding hypothetical protein (ID:RHAL1_03690;~conserved membrane protein of unknown function;~source:Prodigal:2.6) has translation MTLEQIAGAALTLLFLADIFLTLLYARAGVGLLAPYWAQAVWASFAAVAKLLHRRRGKILSFAGPTIVVSLIGFWSVGLSIGAALVIQPELGHAVRSSSGDTSNDFITALLVGGNSLSIVGGSSGYAPFTAGARSYFLVNSLIGASVLSLVLSYLVQVYSTLRERNALALSIHLMTGGTGDAAEMLARLAPDGDCSNAVSELGNLARSLALIKEAHHFYPLLFYFRFENSLYAVSRFGFVLLDLVTLIRTALDQQRCRSLVRSVPVEALHQCTVLLLETLDRSFPTFGNEPSEAASLNSAQSYTAAVETLARAGLPAQMDGIDRYVAERRRWEPLARRVAPTLGYSMHDIDLRRPQMVPANSSFVG, from the coding sequence TTGACACTCGAACAAATCGCTGGGGCGGCGCTGACCCTGCTCTTCCTCGCCGACATCTTCCTCACGCTGCTTTACGCGCGTGCCGGCGTGGGGCTGCTCGCGCCGTACTGGGCGCAAGCCGTGTGGGCCTCATTTGCGGCCGTCGCCAAGCTTCTGCATCGGCGTCGCGGCAAGATATTGTCGTTCGCCGGTCCGACGATCGTCGTATCGCTGATCGGCTTCTGGTCGGTGGGGCTTTCCATCGGCGCCGCGCTCGTCATCCAGCCGGAGCTCGGCCACGCGGTGCGCTCGTCGAGCGGCGACACGTCCAACGACTTCATCACGGCCCTCCTCGTCGGCGGCAATAGTTTGTCGATCGTCGGCGGCAGCAGCGGATATGCACCTTTCACGGCCGGTGCCCGTAGCTATTTTCTCGTCAACTCGCTGATCGGCGCGTCGGTGCTGTCGCTCGTGCTCAGCTACCTGGTCCAGGTCTATTCGACGCTCCGCGAGCGCAACGCGCTGGCGCTGTCGATCCACCTCATGACCGGCGGCACGGGCGACGCGGCCGAAATGCTGGCGCGGCTTGCTCCTGACGGCGATTGCAGCAATGCCGTAAGCGAGCTTGGCAACCTCGCGCGGTCGCTCGCCTTGATCAAGGAGGCGCACCACTTCTACCCGCTGCTGTTCTACTTCCGCTTCGAGAACTCGCTTTACGCGGTGTCGCGGTTCGGCTTCGTCCTTCTCGATCTGGTGACGCTGATCAGAACCGCGCTCGATCAGCAGCGCTGCCGTTCGCTCGTCCGCTCCGTGCCGGTCGAGGCGCTGCACCAGTGCACGGTGCTGCTGCTGGAGACGCTTGATCGAAGCTTCCCGACCTTCGGGAACGAGCCCAGCGAAGCCGCGTCACTCAACAGCGCTCAGAGCTACACGGCGGCCGTCGAGACGCTGGCGCGCGCCGGTCTCCCAGCGCAGATGGACGGCATAGACCGCTATGTCGCCGAGCGCCGCCGATGGGAGCCGCTCGCCCGGCGCGTCGCACCGACGCTCGGTTACAGCATGCACGACATCGACCTGCGTCGGCCGCAGATGGTGCCGGCCAATTCCTCATTTGTCGGATGA
- a CDS encoding protein of unknown function (ID:RHAL1_03689;~source:Prodigal:2.6), translating to MKALILLGTADIRCDTVSDPAIEHPCGEAVP from the coding sequence ATGAAGGCTCTGATCCTGCTCGGCACGGCAGACATCCGGTGCGACACGGTCTCTGACCCGGCGATCGAGCATCCCTGTGGCGAGGCCGTTCCTTGA
- a CDS encoding protein of unknown function (ID:RHAL1_03688;~source:Prodigal:2.6): MCETSSGYNVAILAINGFNRRRFLEARTRLLDAGATTTVVSSTRDDLICSWHPSSLGFYTAVDRHVCDAHPAYDALFLPGTVVDPDAVFVDPLTADFIKSFFDFGLPIASLCRDRWLFVPRHRIFGGRLKSNLLFPEIIMSQSGSQIDAAPVESYDELDGVLRKMLAFFETSLTRFAHNAMSRGSSGQADHDVVSREAMPPLGRAEAPFSDRSVP; encoded by the coding sequence ATGTGCGAGACGTCATCTGGCTACAACGTTGCGATCCTGGCGATCAACGGCTTCAATCGGCGTCGCTTCCTGGAAGCGCGGACACGCCTCCTGGACGCCGGCGCTACAACGACGGTCGTGTCGTCGACGCGCGATGATCTGATCTGCAGCTGGCATCCCTCGAGCCTCGGTTTCTACACGGCTGTCGATCGACACGTCTGCGATGCGCATCCGGCCTACGATGCCTTGTTTCTGCCCGGCACCGTCGTCGATCCGGACGCCGTCTTCGTCGATCCGTTGACCGCCGACTTCATCAAGAGCTTCTTCGATTTCGGCCTGCCGATCGCCTCGTTGTGTCGCGACCGATGGCTCTTCGTGCCTCGGCACAGGATCTTCGGCGGTCGATTGAAGTCAAACCTCCTCTTTCCCGAGATCATCATGTCTCAAAGCGGCTCACAGATCGACGCTGCCCCGGTCGAGTCGTACGACGAACTCGACGGTGTCTTGCGGAAGATGCTGGCGTTCTTCGAGACAAGCCTCACGCGATTTGCTCATAACGCAATGTCACGCGGGTCGTCCGGCCAAGCCGATCATGACGTTGTGTCGCGAGAGGCCATGCCACCGCTAGGACGAGCGGAAGCTCCCTTCTCCGACCGGAGTGTTCCATAG
- a CDS encoding exported protein of unknown function (ID:RHAL1_03685;~source:Prodigal:2.6) produces the protein MKSFSLLLAAVLVLASGAASEAGRLGSHRVGGHGPHGKGSHYVGGHKSTAVGRFLHRHL, from the coding sequence ATGAAGTCCTTTTCTCTCCTCCTCGCCGCAGTCCTGGTGCTCGCGTCGGGTGCCGCCAGCGAGGCGGGCCGCCTCGGCTCGCATCGCGTTGGCGGCCACGGCCCGCACGGCAAGGGCTCGCACTATGTCGGCGGCCATAAGTCGACGGCGGTCGGGCGCTTCCTGCATCGGCACCTGTGA
- a CDS encoding hypothetical protein (ID:RHAL1_03683;~source:Prodigal:2.6), translated as MTFRSTLVPVWLVASICVAHAGCKEDVAQLEDQSQHKATAAVANSSGGQATAARREAPQQGQGGGDEAMQAKVALNDAKVALGKGDEAACAAAIQRARGHVDK; from the coding sequence ATGACATTCAGAAGCACGCTCGTTCCCGTTTGGCTAGTCGCCTCCATCTGCGTTGCCCATGCGGGCTGCAAGGAGGACGTGGCGCAGCTCGAGGACCAAAGCCAGCACAAGGCGACAGCCGCCGTCGCGAACTCGTCGGGAGGTCAGGCCACCGCCGCACGCCGGGAGGCTCCGCAACAAGGCCAAGGCGGCGGCGACGAGGCGATGCAGGCAAAAGTCGCTCTCAACGACGCGAAGGTCGCGCTCGGGAAGGGCGATGAAGCGGCGTGCGCAGCGGCGATCCAGCGCGCTCGCGGCCACGTCGATAAGTAG
- a CDS encoding hypothetical protein (ID:RHAL1_03686;~conserved hypothetical protein; putative inner membrane protein;~source:Prodigal:2.6): MSILAWIVLGLIAGFVASQIVNKSGEGLILDIVLGIVGAFVGGYLFTLFGAAPVTGLNLYSMLVAIVGAVVVLVVYHLIMGGRSRI, translated from the coding sequence ATGTCCATACTCGCCTGGATCGTCCTGGGTCTGATTGCCGGTTTCGTCGCCAGCCAGATCGTCAACAAGAGCGGCGAAGGTCTCATCCTCGACATCGTGCTCGGTATCGTCGGCGCGTTCGTCGGCGGCTATCTGTTCACGCTCTTCGGTGCCGCGCCTGTCACCGGCCTCAACCTCTACAGCATGCTGGTCGCCATCGTCGGCGCCGTGGTGGTGCTGGTCGTTTATCACCTGATCATGGGCGGCCGCAGCCGCATCTGA